The DNA sequence CATTCATAAAATCGGTAGGTTCTACATCAATAGTTCCGGAAACCGTTGCTGCTGCAATTATACCTAAGAAAAAAGGCGTGATTACACTGGAATATCTAAATATTTTATTATAAACAAATTGCCAATGATCTTTAACCGCATCGTAATTTCGAAAAGAAAAGGCAGTTCCCCTGGCAATTATACCTATAAGCATTAATAGTAAAGGTATATGTAAATAGGTTGATAGTACCGAATAAATATCAGGAAATCCTACAAAAAGAATTACAATTACAATGATCAACCACATATGATTAGCTTCCCATACGGGTCCCATTTCTTCATACATGATTTTTTCAATTCTTTTTTCATTTTTGTGTTTACTGAATAATTCTAAAATTCCAACTCCAAAATCTGCACCTCCTAATAATAAATACAAAGCGATCGCTGTCCAGAGGAAAAAAATTACTACATATAAATAAAACATACTCTACTTCTTATTAGGTTTATAATTCTTATCCGTTGCGTCATATAATATAGGAACCATTTTCATTTGCCTATATAAAAGGAAAATTACAATGGCTGATAATGAAATAAAAATAGCTGTGAATAAATAGAATGAATATGCTATTCCGGGCATAGGTGTTACAGCATCAGCAGTCCTCATTACTTTATAAATTATCCACGGTTGACGTCCAACTTCCGTTACGGTCCATCCAGCCTCCAGCGCTATATATCCCAAGGGGGTGGCTATTACAAATAATTTATAAATCCATTTTTTTGTAAGCCAATTTTTAGTTTTGAATCTTGCTAATAAATATATAACCGCCAATATCATTAATGCCACACCTAATATAATCATGATTTGAAAGGAATAATGCGTAATTGCAACGGGCGGTCTATCGTCTTTGGGAAAATCAGTGATTCCTTTAACCGGATCTTTTACATTTCCATAAGCTAAAAAACTTAATAAACCGGGTATTTTTATAGCGTAATCAACTCTTTCTTCCTTTTCATTTACAATACCTCCTAAAATAAATGAGGCCGGGGCTTCTGTATGGAAGTGTGCTTCCATGGCCGCCAACTTTTCCGGTTGTCTTCTACTTACATCTTTCGCAGAGATGTCTCCACTTAAAGGTTGAATCAAAGCTGCAATACATGCACAAGTGGCAGCAATTTTAAATGCTTTACTATGAAATTCGATATTCTTTTTCTTTAAAATCATGAATGCATGCATACCGGCTACGGCAAATCCGGTAGCCACAAATGCGGCTATTATCATATGTAATGCCTGAGAAAACCAAGCATCATTAAACATTGCCTTTACAGGGTCTATGTTTATATAGTTTCCGTTAACATAGTCGAACCCTGCGGGACTATTCATCCAAGCATTAGCTGCTAAAACCAGTATACCTGATGACAATCCGCTAATTCCAACTAATAATCCTGTTAACCAGTGAAACCAAGGGTTGAATTTATTCCAACCGTAAAGAAAGAATCCTATAGCTATAGCTTCTACGAAAAAGGCAGTACCTTCTAAAGAAAAAGGCATTCCAAAAATTGGACCTGCATGTTTCATGAATTCAGGCCATAATAATCCTAATTCAAATGAAAGCATAGTACCTGAAACCGCTCCGGTTGCAAATAATATTGCGATTCCTTTACTCCATGCTTTTGTTAGACCTTTGTATACTTCATCTCCGGTCTTTAAATATTTATAATGTGAAATTGCCATAAAGAAAGGCATAACCATACCTATACATGAAAATATGATATGGAATCCTAATGAAACTGCCATCTGCGATCGAGCAGCAATAAAATCATTCATTGAAAAAACAAATTAAAGGGTGCAAATTTATAATAATTCTTAACTTTTAAAATCATTTAATAAAAAGTTTTACTATAAGTCATGATTTATTTTATCATTATATAACAATAATTTAATTAAGATATTTATATAATTATATTTTTTTAGCATAATTATCATAGTTGCTTTCACTTATTATAAAAAACAACTCATATTCATTATTGTTAAACAAATCATTATTTTTTATTAAAAAATTATGCCGAAAATTTAGAATTACTAATTAAAATCTTATTTTTTGAGGTCAAACTTCAAAAAAAAGAATTTTCAACATCAATATTTATTTGTAATTTGATTTTAATTATTGAGGTTCAATTAATTTAAAATTTACTTTAAGTAGGCATGGTTATAATTCATTAAAATAAATGGGCTTAGCGCTAAAAAGAAGGAGGATTTTACTTATTATTTAATTTTTTATTTACAATGAGCTAAAATTAAGAGCTATTTAAAGAATTAAAACCATTCAGTTATGAAACTTTATTTTGAATATTAAAGTTTCCAATTATATATGTTACTAACATTATTATTTTTCGAATGTCAAAATAATTTACTCATTTTTAGATAAATATTTTCCCGGATTTTTTTTGAATTCTTCCTTACAATGTGAACTGCAAAAACCATATAATTTACCTTGATAATTTAAGGTATCTTTTAAATTTTCATGGGTAGACATACTACATACAGGATCTACTTCATTCACAACTTTTACATTGGAGAGTATTTCTTCTTTGCTAGTATCCTTATTATTATTCTTAAATTCACAAGAAGTCATCCACATCATTACAATTATATTGAGTGCGATAAATTTTATATTTTTTTTCATTAGTTAGGAATTTTAAATGTGATGTTTTAAGTTGAACTCCATAATCGAGCTAAATTTATGAAATTTTCTACGGATAATTGTTCGGCGCGTAGATTTAAAAATTCATGGGATTCAAGATGTTGAGGAATGTTTAAAACTTTTAATGCATTTTTCAGTGTTTTCCGTCTTTGATTAAAACCTGCCTTTACTAACTTAAAAAAGAATTTATCATCTATACCCTCAATTTTATCTCTATATCGTTTTAAGCGTATAACTGCCGATTTAACTTTGGGAGGTGGTGTAAATACATTTTCATGAACAGTAAATAGGTAGTCTACGTTATAATATGCTTGGGTTAAAACGGATAATATACCATAAATTTTATTTCCTTTTTGAGCGGCAATTCTTTCTGCTACTTCTTTTTGAAACATTCCAACCATTTCAGGTATTGCATGCTTATTTTCTAAAATCTTAAAAACAATTTGTGAAGAAATGTTGTAGGGAAAATTACCGATTACAGCAAAATTATCTGAAAATAATTCCTCAAATTCTAACTTAAGAAAATCACCTACGATATTGTTTTCCAGTTGAGGATAATTTATTTTTAAATAATCTACAGATTCCTTATCAATTTCAGCAACATATACTTTCACCTGTTTTTGAAGTAAAAACTGAGTCAGAACTCCCATACCCGGACCAACTTCCAACACTAAGTCATACGGATGATAGCTTAATGAATCTACTATTTTTGAGGCGATATTCTGATCATTTAGAAAATGTTGCCCTAAATGCTTTTTAGGTTTAACTTTCAATTGTATCTTTATTTTAACAATAATTTATATCCAAAATTACACTAAAATAAATGAAGTTTTTATATTTTAGCGAATATTTAATAAAAATATGGCCAATAAAACAGACAAGCTAAATAAGGGAAGATTGCGTTCTTCTAACATTACTGTAGTCATCAGTATTTCTTTAGTCTTATTTTTAATTGGAATCATTGGCATGATTGTAATTAATGCCAATTCTTATATTGATTATTTGAAAGAACAAATGGTGATTGAAGTTTTCTTTAAAAACGACAGAAACAAAAATAATCTAATAAAAAACGAAAAAGCCCAACTAAATTATCTTGATAGTATACAAGTAAATCCTTACGTAAAAAAGGCTAAGTATATATCTAAAGAACAAGCAACTTACACCGCAAAAAAAGATTTAGGAGTTGACTCTCAATCTCTTTTCGAAGAAGATATATTTCCGGCTTCCATTACTATCGCTTTAAAACCGGAATATACTGATTCCGTACATATTGAAACTATAAAAAAGCAAATTCAAAAAAATGTTTTAGTTGATGAGGTAAAATCCGACAGTAATTTATTAACTCAGATGAATAAAGGAGTTCGAAAAATTACGTTAGGTATTTCCATACTCGCCGGTATTATCTTATTAATTGCCATTTCATTAATTAATAATTCCATTCGATTGAAAATTTACGCTAAAAGATTTATAATCAAAACCATGCAATTAGTGGGCGCAAAGCGTTTATTTATTATGAAACCCTTTTTAATTCAATCGGTAATTTTAGGAGCCATAGGATCTGCAATAGCCTTAGTTCTTTTATTTGCCGTAAATTATATGCTTATCCGTTATAATATTCTTCCGCCAATTGTAGATTATTCTAACCACATTATCTTGTCTTTGTTTATTTTGCTTATTGGAATTTTGATCACAACGGTTAGTACTTGGTTTGCTACTTGGAGATATTTAAAACTTAAAATAGACGATCTATATTATTCATAATTCTTAAATTGGCTGAAAATTTAATTTTATGAAAGATCAACCATCAAAAAATATATATTCTGAATCTGATAAACCTTTTTTATTTGGAAAAAGAAATTATAAATTTATGTTTATCGGTTTGGGTTTAATTGCTCTAGGTCTTATTTTGATGACAGGACCGGATGCGAATACTGTAAATGGAGTTTATGATAAGAATAACTGGAACGAAGATATTTTTAGTTTCAGAAGAATTCGACTGGCCCCAATTCTTATTGTTCTTGGATTTTTAGTCGAAATTTATTCAATCATGACTCATTCTAATCCAAAAAAGAACTCTAAATGAATACGTTAGAAGCGATCATTATTGCTATTGTTGAAGGTCTTACAGAATATTTACCTGTTTCCTCCACTGCCCATATGATTTTTACCAGTTCCATTTTAGGAATACAAGAAAATAACTTTGTAAAAATGTTTGAATATTGTATTCAACTGGGCGCAATCTTAGCTGTTGTTGTTTTATACTGGAAAAAATTTTTCGATTTTAAAAGATTAAATTTTTATTTGAAATTAATATGTGCTGTAATTCCTGCTTTAATTTTAGGCAAATTATTTAATGAAAAAATTGATGCTATTTTAGAAAAACCCATTCCTATTGCCATCGTTTTAGTTGTTGGCGGATTTATACTTCTGTTTGTAGATCGTTTTTTTAAAAATCCTACTATACTTAAAGAAGAGGATATTTCAATTAAACAAGCTATAATTATAGGTTTTTGGCAATGTTTAGCAATGATGCCGGGTACCAGCCGATCTGCAGCCTCAATTATTGGCGGAATGCAACAAAAATTAAGCAGGGAGGTTGCCGCTGAATTTTCTTTTTTTCTGGCAGTTCCAACTATGCTGGCGGTTACTGTATATTCTCTTACATTAAAAACATGGGAAGAAAACGGAATCAGCATGAAAGGGTATGAACTATTGGCTTCAAATAGTAATCAAATGTGGCTTTTTATTTTAGGAAACCTTGTTGCCTTTGTAGTAGCAATTTTTGCTATTAAATTTTTTGTTGGAGTGATTAAAAAATACGGATTTAAAATTTGGGGCTGGTACAGAATTATTATAGGTTCTTTATTATTGATATATTTTATTTACTTCCAAAAAGCTTAAAAGTTTGAATTTTAATTATTGAATATTTACTTACAATTTAAAAAAGTTGAATTTAAGATTTTACGTTTACTTAAATACTGTAGAGTACTATAACGCATTAATATTTAACTGTTTTTATTTTTCTATATTTTAAATGTAATTTATATATCTTGTATGGGATAAATACAATTACTTATTTTAGTTTAAAATTATACCTTATTAATAATCATAGTATATATAATCATCAAAAATTATCAGACGTTCGATATTCTCAATAACAACACTGTATTATTATTTATTTTTCAGTTAAGGAATGTAATTTGCATTCATCAATTTAATAGCTTAGATATTTTTAAAGTTTATAAATATCTAATATAATAAACTACAAACAAGATAAAGCTTAAAAAATACTTTTTAATTAATATTATCATAAATTTACCAAAAACTAATAATAATGTCAATACACTCGGAAATTAAAAAGATAACTACTGAAACTTTCAAAAAAATGAAAGTTTCGGGAGAAAAAATATCTATGTTAACTGCTTATGATTACACTATGGCAAGTCTTGCAGATGAAGCCGGAATAGATGCTATTTTAGTTGGCGATTCTGCAGCTAATGTGATGGCAGGATATGAAACTACGTTACCTATAACGTTGGATCAAATGATTTATCATGCCCAATGTGTATCAAGAGGAATTAAAAGAGCTTTATTAGTTGTAGATTTACCTTTCGGTACCTATCAATCCGATCCTTTACAAGCTTATCATTCTGCCGTTCGAATTATGAAAGAAACCGGTGCTTCCGCAATAAAAATGGAGGGTGGAATTGAAATAAAAGATTCTATAGAAGCCATTGTTAAAGCCGGAATTCCCGTTATGGGACATTTAGGTTTAACTCCTCAATCCATTCATCAATTTGGATCTTTCAAGTTAAGAGCGAAAGAAGATGCCGAAGCGGATAAACTAATTTCCGATGCTAAATTATTAGAGGAAATAGGGTGTTTTTCACTGGTATTAGAAAAAATACCGGCTCAATTAGCAGAAAAGGTAACCAATGAATTAGATATTATTACCATTGGTATCGGTGCAGGAAATGTTACAGATGGCCAAGTTTTAGTTATTCATGATTTACTAGGCTTAAATAAAAATTTCAAACCGAAATTTGCCAGAAAATATTTACATCTTCATGAACAAATTGTTGAAGCCGTTTCAAATTATGTTCAAGATGTAAAAAGCCAAGAATTTCCAAGTAAAGAAGAAAGCTTTTAAATTTTTCACCTATTTAAGGATACAAAATTTTAGTGTCCTAAATTATTGGAATTATTTTTTTAAAAATATGCTTACTGAAAATCAAATACTTTTTGAAGATAATCATATCATCATTATAAATAAAAAAGCCGGTCAGCTCGTTCAAGGAGACAAGACCGGTGATATTTCCTTATTAGATGAGGTAAAATCTTATATTAAGCTAAAGTATTCCAAACCCGGAAATGTTTTTGCAGGACTTGTTCATCGCATTGATCGTCCTACTTCCGGCATTGTTATATTTGCTAAAACCAGTAAAGCCCTTACTCGATTGACGGAAATGATCAAGAAAAGAGAAATTAAAAAAACATATTGGGCAGTAGTAAAAAAAAATGAAATTCCTAAAACACAAAGGTTAGTTCACTATTTAAAGAAGAATGAAAAGAATAATAAGGCAATTATTTTTAATACATCGAGTGCTCAAAGCGGTTCCAAAGAGGCCATTCTAACTTATAAAATAATAAAAAAATCTGACCACTACCTATTATTGGAAATCGATTTGGAAACAGGAAGACATCATCAAATACGAGCACAACTCAGTGCAATTAAATGTCCAATAAAAGGAGATTTAAAATACGGTGCTGATCGTTCCAACTCTGATGGCAGCATTCACCTATTAGCCAGAAAAATTGAATTTATTCACCCCATTAAGAAGGAAAATATTGTACTGGAAGCTCCTGTTCCGGAAAATGATAATTTATGGAAAAGCTTTGAAAATTAGAGTTTTTTAAAATATAAATATACAGTACTCATATTGTAAAATCCGGAAAATATATACGCTAAACCGGTTGCTATTGCTGCTCCTGCTATTCCATAGTGAGGAATCAATAATAATCCTACAATTAGCTGAATAATAATAGCTCCTACGGAAGCATAAATATTCTTTCTTAGTAACCCTAATGCTGCTGAAATATTTCCAAAAGGAATCAATACGAGTAAAGAAAAAACCGAAGCAATCATAAGAATATAAAAGGCCGTATTTGCCTGATAATTACTTCCAAATAATAAATTAATTATAAAATCTCCAAATAAAAAAAATATCGATATAAGAACACTTCCCAAACTAAAAAAAATTATAAAATAATTTTTCATATAAGTTTGAAAATACTTTTTGTTGTTAAAATTCTTTACAAATTTAGGATAATCTGTTACTATAAACATTTGAGCAATAAAGAATAAATTAAAAGGAATGATAGATGAAATTCTATATTCTGCAATACTAACTGCCGAAAGAAAATATCCTACCATAAAAGTATCTATCGATGAAATAGAAGTATGTAAAAAATTAGCTACGGAACTACCTATTGAATACTTCCAAAATTCTTTTTTAGATACGGGAAGTTTCACATTTTCTTTAGACTTACTATATTTCTTAAGGAAGAAATAAAAAAAAATAAATGAAACGGATAATGAAATTACATATCCATAAACTCCAAATATAAAACTGAACAATAAAGAAATTACTAATGTGCTAACATTAAAGACAATATCCGTCATAGCATAACCATAATTATTATCTCGTATTTGAAAATCTATGCGTATTTGATAAAAAAAGGAAAGACTGACGAAACGTAAGCTCAATATTAATGAAATTATTGTTAGATAATTATATTTTGTAGCATACAACAAGCAAATAATAAGAAATAAAAATATGGTGATACTATTGAGCTTATTACCTACTTTAAAATTATAAATAC is a window from the Apibacter sp. B3706 genome containing:
- a CDS encoding cell division protein FtsX, which codes for MANKTDKLNKGRLRSSNITVVISISLVLFLIGIIGMIVINANSYIDYLKEQMVIEVFFKNDRNKNNLIKNEKAQLNYLDSIQVNPYVKKAKYISKEQATYTAKKDLGVDSQSLFEEDIFPASITIALKPEYTDSVHIETIKKQIQKNVLVDEVKSDSNLLTQMNKGVRKITLGISILAGIILLIAISLINNSIRLKIYAKRFIIKTMQLVGAKRLFIMKPFLIQSVILGAIGSAIALVLLFAVNYMLIRYNILPPIVDYSNHIILSLFILLIGILITTVSTWFATWRYLKLKIDDLYYS
- a CDS encoding undecaprenyl-diphosphate phosphatase yields the protein MNTLEAIIIAIVEGLTEYLPVSSTAHMIFTSSILGIQENNFVKMFEYCIQLGAILAVVVLYWKKFFDFKRLNFYLKLICAVIPALILGKLFNEKIDAILEKPIPIAIVLVVGGFILLFVDRFFKNPTILKEEDISIKQAIIIGFWQCLAMMPGTSRSAASIIGGMQQKLSREVAAEFSFFLAVPTMLAVTVYSLTLKTWEENGISMKGYELLASNSNQMWLFILGNLVAFVVAIFAIKFFVGVIKKYGFKIWGWYRIIIGSLLLIYFIYFQKA
- the rsmA gene encoding 16S rRNA (adenine(1518)-N(6)/adenine(1519)-N(6))-dimethyltransferase RsmA, producing MKVKPKKHLGQHFLNDQNIASKIVDSLSYHPYDLVLEVGPGMGVLTQFLLQKQVKVYVAEIDKESVDYLKINYPQLENNIVGDFLKLEFEELFSDNFAVIGNFPYNISSQIVFKILENKHAIPEMVGMFQKEVAERIAAQKGNKIYGILSVLTQAYYNVDYLFTVHENVFTPPPKVKSAVIRLKRYRDKIEGIDDKFFFKLVKAGFNQRRKTLKNALKVLNIPQHLESHEFLNLRAEQLSVENFINLARLWSST
- a CDS encoding oligosaccharide flippase family protein; the protein is MIKSLSSFLLEFKKNKGGYIAISQIVSKLAMVSNSFFIVRILTKEEFGSVTLALSILSFLMPFINMGSQNALLRYGSLVSDNKEKDILSIYNFKVGNKLNSITIFLFLIICLLYATKYNYLTIISLILSLRFVSLSFFYQIRIDFQIRDNNYGYAMTDIVFNVSTLVISLLFSFIFGVYGYVISLSVSFIFFYFFLKKYSKSKENVKLPVSKKEFWKYSIGSSVANFLHTSISSIDTFMVGYFLSAVSIAEYRISSIIPFNLFFIAQMFIVTDYPKFVKNFNNKKYFQTYMKNYFIIFFSLGSVLISIFFLFGDFIINLLFGSNYQANTAFYILMIASVFSLLVLIPFGNISAALGLLRKNIYASVGAIIIQLIVGLLLIPHYGIAGAAIATGLAYIFSGFYNMSTVYLYFKKL
- a CDS encoding cytochrome ubiquinol oxidase subunit I yields the protein MNDFIAARSQMAVSLGFHIIFSCIGMVMPFFMAISHYKYLKTGDEVYKGLTKAWSKGIAILFATGAVSGTMLSFELGLLWPEFMKHAGPIFGMPFSLEGTAFFVEAIAIGFFLYGWNKFNPWFHWLTGLLVGISGLSSGILVLAANAWMNSPAGFDYVNGNYINIDPVKAMFNDAWFSQALHMIIAAFVATGFAVAGMHAFMILKKKNIEFHSKAFKIAATCACIAALIQPLSGDISAKDVSRRQPEKLAAMEAHFHTEAPASFILGGIVNEKEERVDYAIKIPGLLSFLAYGNVKDPVKGITDFPKDDRPPVAITHYSFQIMIILGVALMILAVIYLLARFKTKNWLTKKWIYKLFVIATPLGYIALEAGWTVTEVGRQPWIIYKVMRTADAVTPMPGIAYSFYLFTAIFISLSAIVIFLLYRQMKMVPILYDATDKNYKPNKK
- a CDS encoding DUF3098 domain-containing protein — its product is MKDQPSKNIYSESDKPFLFGKRNYKFMFIGLGLIALGLILMTGPDANTVNGVYDKNNWNEDIFSFRRIRLAPILIVLGFLVEIYSIMTHSNPKKNSK
- the panB gene encoding 3-methyl-2-oxobutanoate hydroxymethyltransferase: MSIHSEIKKITTETFKKMKVSGEKISMLTAYDYTMASLADEAGIDAILVGDSAANVMAGYETTLPITLDQMIYHAQCVSRGIKRALLVVDLPFGTYQSDPLQAYHSAVRIMKETGASAIKMEGGIEIKDSIEAIVKAGIPVMGHLGLTPQSIHQFGSFKLRAKEDAEADKLISDAKLLEEIGCFSLVLEKIPAQLAEKVTNELDIITIGIGAGNVTDGQVLVIHDLLGLNKNFKPKFARKYLHLHEQIVEAVSNYVQDVKSQEFPSKEESF
- a CDS encoding YHS domain-containing protein, with the protein product MKKNIKFIALNIIVMMWMTSCEFKNNNKDTSKEEILSNVKVVNEVDPVCSMSTHENLKDTLNYQGKLYGFCSSHCKEEFKKNPGKYLSKNE
- a CDS encoding RluA family pseudouridine synthase — translated: MLTENQILFEDNHIIIINKKAGQLVQGDKTGDISLLDEVKSYIKLKYSKPGNVFAGLVHRIDRPTSGIVIFAKTSKALTRLTEMIKKREIKKTYWAVVKKNEIPKTQRLVHYLKKNEKNNKAIIFNTSSAQSGSKEAILTYKIIKKSDHYLLLEIDLETGRHHQIRAQLSAIKCPIKGDLKYGADRSNSDGSIHLLARKIEFIHPIKKENIVLEAPVPENDNLWKSFEN